A region of Vigna radiata var. radiata cultivar VC1973A chromosome 6, Vradiata_ver6, whole genome shotgun sequence DNA encodes the following proteins:
- the LOC106764864 gene encoding random slug protein 5 — MFHRWSSSPQQDQESSELHAESKIKELKGAIGPLSGHGLVYCTDACLKRYLEARNWNVDKSKKMLGETLKWRSTYKPEEIRWQEVAMEGETGKLYRASFRDRQGRTVLILRPGMQNTTSMENQMRHFVYMLENALLDLPPGQEQMAWLIDFTGWSITNNVPLKSARETINILQNHYPERLGIAFLYNPPRVFEAFWKIVKYFLDSKTFQKVKFVYPKNKDSVELMKSYFDEENLPKELGGKSTMRYNHEEFSRLMVQDDLKCAAIWGPDEKPSNHIANGHSAAAFNETSPDAC, encoded by the exons ATGTTTCATCGTTGGAGCAGTTCCCCTCAGCAAGACCAAGAAAGCAGCGAGCTTCATGCTGAATCAAAG ATCAAGGAGCTGAAGGGTGCAATTGGACCCTTATCAGGTCATGGTTTGGTGTATTGCACTGATGCATGTTTGAAGAGATATTTGGAAGCTCGAAACTGGAATGTAGACAAGTCCAAGAAGAtgttgggggagactctgaagTGGAGATCAACATATAAACCAGAGGAAATTCGCTGG CAAGAGGTTGCAATGGAAGGGGAGACTGGGAAATTGTATAGAGCAAGCTTTCGTGATAGACAAGGAAGAACTGTTCTTATTCTGAGACCAGGAATGCAG AACACTACTTCAATGGAGAATCAGATGCGGCATTTTGTGTATATGTTGGAAAACGCCTTGCTTGACCTTCCACCGGGTCAAGAACAAATGGCATGGTTGATAGACTTCACTGGCTGGTCAATAACCAACAATGTGCCCTTGAAATCAGCCAGAGAGACTATCAACATTTTGCAGAATCATTACCCTGAGAGACTTGGCATAGCATTTCTTTACAACCCCCCTCGAGTTTTTGAAGCCTTTTGGAAG ATAGTTAAGTACTTCTTGGATAGCAAGACATTTCAGAAGGTGAAGTTTGTGTACCCAAAGAACAAAGACAGTGTGGAGCTCATGAAGTCCTACTTTGATGAGGAAAACCTTCCCAAAGAACTAGGTGGAAAAAGCACAATGCGTTATAACCACGAGGAGTTCTCCAGATTAATGGTTCAGGATGATTTGAAATGTGCAGCAATTTGGGGGCCTGATGAGAAGCCCTCAAACCACATTGCTAATGGGCATTCTGCTGCAGCTTTCAATGAAACTTCACCTGACGCATGTTAA
- the LOC106764865 gene encoding uncharacterized protein At1g01500: MEGSYDSSSRNGETGNRSLQIIEYSPYKPFTMMIPSPWFDLRVFYVRVSGIQVDESTPEFLSLHHIPLSPDTLLEVNGVRSSIYCDAESSVLRRDRVDKKSEEATFVNTDSIRFSGSMKFEVYDKELCILSGVLEMSNTNGFVGESKTSVKRWSMSCQTEMAPGCGFFKGKYVAVTEFTCPEIEVYVTGSFSGTPIILTKTLQLNCRKKHNRKSALDAIPEYETTECHKDVSDHGHDLQHVDYRRSFKTEQEEDYNSMYWQRTAYADGEDGELSWFNAGVRVGVGIGLGICVGVGIGVSLLVRSYQTTTRNFKRRFI; this comes from the exons ATGGAAGGATCTTATGATTCATCGTCACGCAATGGAGAAACTGGTAACAGAAGCCTTCAGATCATTGAATACTCTCCTTATAAACCCTTCACCATGATGATACCCTCACCTTGGTTTGATCTGAGAGTGTTTTATGTGAGAGTGAGTGGAATTCAGGTTGATGAATCCACCCCGGAGTTTCTCTCTCTCCATCATATTCCTCTCAGTCCTGATACCCTTCTGGAGGTGAATGGTGTTAGGAGCAGCATTTACTGTGATGCAGAGTCTTCAGTTCTTAGAAGGGATAGAGTGGATAAGAAATCTGAGGAAGCTACCTTTGTTAATACAGATAGTATACGTTTTAGTGGGAGCATGAAGTTTGAGGTTTATGATAAGGAGCTTTGCATTCTCTCTGGGGTTCTGGAGATGTCTAATACCAATGGTTTTGTTGGGGAGTCAAAAACCAGTGTCAAGAGATGGAGTATGAGTTGCCAAACAGAAATGGCACCTGGCTGTGGCTTCTTCAAGGGAAAATATGTTGCTGTAACTGAATTTACTTGCCCTGAAATTGAGGTTTATGTCACTGGCAGCTTCTCAGGAACACCTATAATCTTAACCAAGACACTGCAACTCAATTGCCGAAAGAAGCATAACAGGAAATCTGCCTTGGATGCCATTCCAGAATACGAAACTACTGAATGTCACAAAGATGTATCTGATCATGGACATGATTTGCAG cATGTTGACTACAGAAGAAGCTTCAAAACGGAACAAGAAGAGGATTACAACAGCATGTATTGGCAAAGAACAGCATATGCAGACGGTGAAGATGGTGAACTATCATGGTTCAATGCTGGGGTACGTGTTGGTGTTGGAATTGGACTTGGCATCTGTGTAGGAGTTGGAATAGGGGTTAGCTTGTTAGTACGCTCATACCAAACAACTACTCGAAATTTTAAAAGGAGGTTCATATGA